From SAR202 cluster bacterium, a single genomic window includes:
- a CDS encoding IS5/IS1182 family transposase, translating into MRRNMGNPSMIEAFLPEQVGRNERLERIAQVVDWEKMGKLVSDI; encoded by the coding sequence ATGCGCCGCAATATGGGAAACCCGTCCATGATCGAAGCGTTCCTTCCCGAGCAGGTTGGGCGTAACGAGCGATTGGAGAGGATAGCCCAAGTTGTGGACTGGGAAAAGATGGGAAAGCTGGTGTCAGATATC